The Thermovenabulum gondwanense genome contains a region encoding:
- the cbiE gene encoding precorrin-6y C5,15-methyltransferase (decarboxylating) subunit CbiE, with translation MVLVGIGPGNPEYASVRAVEVIKSSKRVFAFKRVAESIGGLNRVECIQNLEDLLKIEGDYTLVVSGDPLLYSAADFLKRNNVKIDEIIPSISCFQYMLSKIQKNWEDASFLSFHGKNPDWTKVKNPGITIVFTDLQNTPDKISRTLFQKGFKGKIYVGFNLSYDDEIILEKIIGDEIENLSDLSLVVVEICG, from the coding sequence ATGGTCCTCGTGGGAATAGGTCCCGGGAATCCGGAGTATGCAAGCGTCCGGGCAGTGGAGGTAATAAAAAGCTCCAAGCGGGTTTTTGCTTTCAAAAGGGTGGCCGAAAGCATAGGAGGGTTAAACAGGGTAGAATGCATACAAAACTTGGAAGACCTTTTAAAAATCGAAGGCGATTACACCCTGGTGGTATCGGGGGATCCTCTGCTTTACAGCGCGGCGGATTTTTTGAAGAGGAACAACGTGAAAATTGACGAAATAATTCCCTCCATATCTTGTTTTCAATACATGCTATCGAAGATACAAAAAAATTGGGAGGATGCTTCATTTTTGAGCTTTCACGGCAAGAATCCGGATTGGACGAAGGTCAAAAATCCGGGAATCACCATCGTATTTACCGATTTGCAAAATACTCCGGATAAAATTTCCAGAACGTTGTTTCAAAAGGGATTCAAGGGCAAGATTTACGTGGGTTTTAATCTCTCCTATGATGATGAAATAATCCTGGAAAAAATCATAGGCGATGAGATAGAAAACCTTTCGGATTTGAGTCTTGTGGTGGTGGAAATATGTGGA
- the cbiD gene encoding cobalt-precorrin-5B (C(1))-methyltransferase CbiD, with translation MEVIRYGKKMRCGYTTGSCAAAAAKAAVIRLLGGECREVRVRTPSGEVLLIKISECRVEGDEAICRVVKDAGDDADATDGIAIYAKVSLRGDGRVLIEGGEGIGRFKENSPYGKKGEAAINKVPRRMIEASVLEAHPGGANVLIFAPEGREIAKKTYNPRMGIEGGISILGTTGIVYPMSEEAYKKVMYTELEVMRKNTDEAVLTFGNYGMEYIRKAELSKETVKISNFVGEALLYCRELGFKKVTLVGHVGKMCKISIGAFNTSSRVVDSRVEAFVYYLAKNGAPRDLIESVERFKTAEECANFLRESGYDRVLEDMKEGIVRRIKAYLKEDNMKIEVFMYTFKEMQGWGKWSSWE, from the coding sequence GTGGAGGTAATAAGATACGGGAAAAAGATGAGATGCGGCTATACCACGGGAAGCTGCGCTGCCGCTGCCGCAAAAGCCGCTGTGATAAGGCTTCTGGGCGGGGAATGCCGCGAGGTGCGGGTGAGGACGCCCTCCGGTGAGGTGCTTTTGATTAAAATTTCAGAATGCCGCGTGGAAGGGGACGAGGCTATCTGCCGGGTGGTGAAGGATGCAGGGGATGATGCGGACGCTACCGATGGCATAGCTATTTACGCTAAGGTTTCCCTGAGAGGGGACGGCAGGGTGCTGATCGAGGGGGGCGAGGGCATAGGAAGGTTTAAAGAAAATTCCCCCTACGGGAAAAAGGGTGAGGCGGCGATAAATAAAGTTCCCAGAAGGATGATAGAGGCCTCGGTGCTCGAAGCACATCCGGGAGGAGCTAACGTTTTAATCTTTGCGCCGGAGGGAAGGGAAATTGCAAAAAAAACTTATAATCCCAGGATGGGCATAGAAGGCGGTATATCCATTCTCGGCACCACCGGAATAGTTTACCCCATGTCCGAAGAAGCTTACAAAAAGGTGATGTACACCGAACTTGAGGTGATGAGGAAGAATACCGACGAAGCGGTATTGACCTTCGGTAATTACGGTATGGAATACATAAGAAAAGCAGAGCTTTCAAAAGAAACGGTGAAAATATCCAACTTTGTGGGCGAGGCGCTGCTTTACTGCAGGGAACTCGGTTTTAAGAAGGTTACCCTGGTGGGACACGTGGGCAAGATGTGTAAGATTTCCATCGGGGCATTCAACACCTCCAGCAGGGTGGTGGATTCCCGGGTGGAAGCATTCGTCTACTATCTGGCGAAAAACGGCGCGCCGCGGGATTTAATAGAAAGCGTGGAGCGCTTTAAAACTGCTGAGGAATGCGCAAATTTTTTGCGGGAATCGGGGTATGACCGCGTGCTGGAGGACATGAAGGAGGGCATAGTGCGAAGGATTAAGGCTTATTTGAAGGAAGATAATATGAAAATCGAGGTTTTCATGTATACCTTTAAAGAAATGCAGGGGTGGGGAAAATGGTCCTCGTGGGAATAG
- a CDS encoding precorrin-8X methylmutase: MFIKDPELIEKKSFEIIKSGLLKSHGDGELQIILRAIHATGDFDYENLLVFKNNPVEAARGAFDKGCRVFADTRMAYSGINKRFLDEMGGKIFCFIDEEETRVIAEKKRITRSMASVERALMEGADVFVIGNAPTALFYLCSLIERERVLPSLVIGVPVGFVGARESKEYLRTMNVASISTRGSKGGSNVAAAIFNALMYSYRPEVKRWR; the protein is encoded by the coding sequence ATGTTCATTAAGGACCCCGAATTGATAGAAAAAAAGAGCTTTGAAATTATAAAATCGGGGCTTTTAAAAAGTCACGGGGATGGAGAACTTCAAATAATCCTCAGGGCCATACACGCCACAGGGGATTTCGATTACGAAAACCTGCTGGTTTTCAAAAATAACCCCGTGGAGGCGGCGCGCGGGGCATTTGATAAAGGCTGCAGGGTATTTGCGGATACCCGAATGGCTTATTCGGGAATAAACAAAAGGTTTTTGGATGAAATGGGTGGGAAAATCTTTTGCTTCATAGATGAGGAAGAAACCAGGGTTATCGCCGAGAAAAAAAGGATTACCCGATCCATGGCATCCGTAGAAAGGGCTCTCATGGAGGGAGCGGATGTTTTCGTCATAGGCAACGCCCCCACCGCTCTTTTTTACCTTTGTTCCCTAATCGAAAGGGAAAGGGTGCTTCCCTCGCTGGTGATAGGGGTGCCGGTGGGTTTCGTTGGAGCCCGCGAGTCAAAGGAGTATTTGAGGACCATGAATGTGGCGTCCATATCCACCCGGGGAAGTAAGGGTGGCAGCAACGTGGCGGCCGCCATTTTCAACGCGTTGATGTATTCGTACCGACCGGAGGTGAAAAGGTGGAGGTAA
- a CDS encoding sirohydrochlorin chelatase, translating to MEAILLISHGSREDSTVMTVERVARELEKALGKRVVPAFMEFNEPGVEKALELLYQQGYKKVTVLPYFLFSGIHMKKDVPKIINSFVRDKGAVKVNMVSPIGYHPLLIEILKDRLNEGREEKGDVH from the coding sequence ATGGAAGCGATTTTGCTGATAAGTCACGGAAGCAGGGAAGACTCTACGGTAATGACGGTGGAAAGGGTGGCGAGAGAGCTGGAAAAAGCCTTGGGGAAAAGGGTGGTTCCTGCTTTTATGGAGTTCAACGAACCCGGCGTGGAAAAAGCCCTGGAACTATTATACCAGCAGGGGTATAAGAAAGTTACGGTGCTTCCCTATTTCCTCTTTTCGGGAATTCATATGAAAAAAGACGTACCAAAAATAATAAATTCCTTTGTAAGGGATAAAGGGGCCGTGAAGGTAAATATGGTTTCACCCATAGGTTACCACCCACTATTAATAGAAATCTTAAAGGACAGGTTAAACGAAGGAAGGGAAGAAAAGGGCGATGTTCATTAA
- a CDS encoding cobyrinate a,c-diamide synthase, with amino-acid sequence MKGIVISAPSSGNGKTLFTMGLLKVLKDMNFSVFPCKVGPDYIDTGFLGRAAGVTAQNLDPFLQGKDYKKLLEKNNDFCVIEGVMGFFDGISNTFINSTFHIAREFGLNSVLVYTPKGEMFSAAVKIKGMVDFSRGVIKGVVLNRVSLTAYKLLKEAIEKYAGVKVLGYIEEDKGLAVNSRHLGLIQNTEIEGFNEILDRMAYRIKESVDVKELLGLFEEMDLPGEGFSLPLKTNRKAAVAFDKAFSFYYRENINILSNLFDVTFFSPMKDKRLPDCDFLYIGGGYPEVFKEELSENRSMLRSIREFAEGGGYIFAECGGLMYLTRKIDGFEMTGVFDGESRMTDRLQNFGYGKARVLEDCLIGPKGFQFNVHEFHKSVSNINKKSCLLIKRVRDEGENPCGYQYKNTFGMYPHVSFLGSFKILESILNKMGRG; translated from the coding sequence ATGAAGGGAATCGTAATCTCAGCTCCTTCCAGCGGAAACGGAAAAACTTTGTTTACAATGGGGCTATTAAAAGTATTAAAAGATATGAATTTTTCGGTATTCCCGTGCAAGGTGGGACCGGATTACATCGATACAGGGTTTCTGGGGAGGGCCGCGGGGGTAACCGCGCAGAATCTTGATCCTTTTCTTCAGGGGAAGGATTATAAAAAACTGTTAGAAAAAAATAACGACTTTTGTGTAATTGAAGGGGTTATGGGCTTTTTCGACGGTATTTCCAATACCTTTATAAATTCCACCTTTCATATAGCGAGGGAATTCGGTCTTAATTCGGTGCTCGTATACACCCCGAAGGGGGAAATGTTTTCGGCGGCGGTGAAGATCAAGGGGATGGTGGACTTCAGTAGAGGGGTAATAAAAGGGGTGGTGCTAAACAGGGTTTCCCTTACCGCCTATAAGCTGTTAAAAGAGGCCATCGAGAAATACGCGGGTGTAAAGGTGCTGGGCTACATCGAGGAGGATAAAGGGCTTGCGGTAAATTCCCGGCATCTCGGGCTCATTCAGAATACGGAGATAGAGGGATTTAACGAAATCCTGGATAGGATGGCCTATCGCATAAAAGAAAGCGTGGATGTAAAAGAGCTGCTTGGGCTTTTTGAAGAAATGGACCTACCCGGAGAAGGATTTAGCTTACCCTTGAAAACCAACCGCAAAGCCGCTGTGGCATTTGATAAAGCCTTTTCCTTTTATTACAGGGAAAATATTAATATTTTATCGAACCTTTTCGACGTTACTTTTTTTTCCCCGATGAAGGATAAACGCCTTCCCGATTGCGATTTCCTTTATATAGGCGGGGGATATCCCGAGGTCTTTAAGGAGGAGCTTTCGGAAAACCGCTCCATGCTTCGTTCCATAAGGGAATTTGCCGAAGGGGGCGGGTATATATTCGCCGAGTGCGGAGGGCTTATGTACCTCACCCGAAAAATTGACGGGTTTGAGATGACAGGGGTATTCGACGGAGAAAGCCGTATGACAGATAGGCTGCAGAACTTCGGATACGGTAAGGCAAGGGTTTTGGAAGACTGCCTCATAGGACCGAAAGGCTTTCAATTTAACGTCCATGAATTTCACAAGTCCGTTTCGAACATCAACAAAAAAAGCTGCCTCCTGATAAAAAGGGTAAGGGATGAAGGGGAAAACCCGTGCGGTTATCAGTACAAAAACACCTTCGGCATGTATCCCCACGTGAGCTTCCTCGGCAGCTTTAAAATCCTCGAAAGTATATTGAATAAAATGGGGAGGGGTTGA
- the mgtE gene encoding magnesium transporter, translating into MFRKKDFMALKEEMSVLPSQDVAEILNQMEAKESLIAFRLLPKDKAADVFSYLSDKIRAAFSKMIEEDELKSLIEDLFFDDKIDFLEEMPANVVKKILKGTPESERRLINQFLQYPEHSAGSIMTIEFVDLKADMTVEEALSHIRYTAPKKETIYTCYVIDNQRHLLGTVSLKDLVVAEPNQKIDDLMDKHIIAVKTDDDREYVASLFKKYDLLSMPVVDRENRLVGIITIDDVVDVLEQENTEDIQRMGGIRPSEESYFNQSPFTMAKNRLLWLFALMVSATFTGRIIQRYEELLQTMVILAAFIPMLMDTGGNAGSQSSTMVIRGLALGEIKSRDALKVMWKELVVSIIVGISLAGLNFLRLIAIEKVNYAIAFVVSTTLIVVVVLAKVVGGLLPLLAKMVKIDPAIMASPLITTIVDAMALISYFKIAGIFLKI; encoded by the coding sequence ATGTTTAGAAAAAAGGACTTTATGGCATTAAAAGAAGAAATGTCCGTGCTACCCAGCCAGGATGTGGCTGAAATATTAAACCAAATGGAAGCAAAAGAAAGTTTAATAGCTTTTAGACTACTACCAAAGGATAAAGCAGCGGATGTATTTTCGTATTTATCTGACAAAATAAGAGCCGCTTTTTCCAAAATGATTGAAGAAGATGAATTAAAAAGCCTCATTGAAGATTTATTTTTTGATGATAAAATAGATTTTTTGGAAGAAATGCCGGCTAATGTGGTTAAGAAAATACTTAAGGGAACACCGGAAAGCGAACGGAGGTTGATTAATCAGTTTCTGCAGTATCCAGAGCATTCAGCTGGAAGTATTATGACGATTGAATTCGTAGATTTAAAAGCCGATATGACGGTGGAAGAAGCCCTTTCTCATATACGCTATACGGCACCAAAGAAAGAGACCATTTATACATGCTACGTTATAGATAATCAAAGGCACCTTTTAGGAACTGTCTCTTTAAAAGACCTTGTAGTAGCTGAACCGAACCAAAAAATAGATGATCTTATGGACAAACATATAATTGCGGTTAAAACGGATGATGATCGGGAATACGTGGCTTCACTTTTTAAGAAATACGACTTATTGAGCATGCCTGTAGTGGATCGGGAAAACCGACTGGTGGGGATAATCACAATTGATGACGTTGTGGATGTTTTAGAACAAGAAAATACAGAAGATATTCAGAGGATGGGAGGAATAAGACCAAGCGAGGAATCTTATTTTAATCAGAGCCCTTTTACCATGGCCAAAAATCGATTACTATGGTTGTTTGCTCTTATGGTTTCTGCTACCTTTACCGGGCGTATTATACAACGGTATGAAGAACTTTTGCAAACTATGGTAATACTTGCCGCATTTATTCCAATGCTTATGGATACCGGAGGGAATGCTGGCTCTCAATCATCCACAATGGTTATTAGAGGTCTGGCTCTGGGCGAAATAAAATCACGAGATGCTTTAAAAGTTATGTGGAAGGAACTTGTCGTAAGTATTATTGTGGGTATATCTCTTGCAGGTTTAAATTTTTTAAGGCTAATCGCTATCGAAAAAGTAAATTATGCAATAGCTTTTGTGGTAAGTACTACTTTGATTGTCGTGGTTGTACTGGCAAAAGTGGTAGGCGGACTGCTCCCACTTCTTGCTAAAATGGTTAAAATCGATCCTGCAATAATGGCAAGTCCCCTGATTACTACAATTGTAGATGCCATGGCGCTTATTTCTTATTTTAAAATTGCCGGGATATTCTTGAAAATTTAA
- a CDS encoding PAS domain S-box protein, whose amino-acid sequence MGISENRTLDSERIKILVVDDSRLLRVMMSDLLTANGYEVRTASNSFEAIDMAFYTFSPDLILMDIELGDEMDGIEVAKKILQKKDIPIIFLTAKTSPEVINRIKETTAYGYLEKKVSNEAIISAIEMALKLYSVNNLASMFKHIFENSPNELLITDLQNNKFITANKNARENLGYSEEEIKNLSPRDIAPEILESPIRELIQKLCDKKETSVAFKTYHLRKDKTTYPVQVELNVLDYLGKKLCVANVQDLTYQKVFEKKLAEKDYIIKLLTDSAFDAITVINDEGKVVFWNPAAERIFGYSEKEIINEDVHKLIVPCYEKIENSFVDYMNYFRQKGDLSFLRNPLELMAKNKYGETIYIELTLSPIKLNEKWHAVGIVRDITEKKKSQIEIENMWRMYFELAEHAPVGILRCDKDGNIIYVNKKVLEILGSPSEEETRKINLLTFPHLVGYGFSTKLKECLENNKTIIFEVFYKSIWGKDFWARVHIKPHIESNKVTGALIILDDITDRKILEEKIRRQAIRLRRLSYTDDLTGAFNRRFLLKKLEEEIERVKRYGGNFSIILLDIDNFKKINDRCGHNTGDLALKYVVKTIKERIRKADTLARWGGEEFIIFLPSTPVEKATILAETLRENISRITLPCPEKVTASFGVAGFLEGDTIDSLIKRADDLMYRAKEKGKNCVACQKDVDHINNM is encoded by the coding sequence ATGGGAATATCTGAGAATAGAACTTTAGATTCTGAAAGGATAAAAATACTTGTCGTGGATGACAGCCGTCTTTTAAGGGTAATGATGTCGGATCTTCTTACAGCAAATGGGTATGAGGTCCGGACCGCGTCCAATTCTTTTGAAGCCATCGATATGGCTTTTTATACCTTTTCACCCGACCTGATTTTGATGGATATAGAACTTGGAGACGAAATGGACGGAATTGAAGTAGCAAAAAAGATCCTTCAAAAAAAGGATATTCCCATAATATTTTTGACCGCCAAAACTTCCCCGGAAGTAATAAATAGAATAAAGGAAACAACGGCATATGGTTACTTAGAAAAAAAGGTAAGCAATGAGGCAATTATTTCCGCTATTGAAATGGCATTGAAGCTATACAGTGTCAATAACCTTGCCAGTATGTTTAAACATATTTTTGAAAATTCTCCCAATGAGCTTTTAATCACGGATTTACAGAACAATAAATTTATAACCGCAAATAAAAATGCCCGGGAAAACTTAGGGTATTCCGAAGAAGAAATAAAAAATCTTTCTCCTCGCGATATAGCGCCGGAAATCCTTGAAAGTCCTATCAGAGAATTAATCCAGAAATTATGCGATAAAAAGGAAACCTCGGTAGCTTTTAAAACCTATCATCTTCGAAAGGATAAAACTACTTATCCTGTGCAGGTAGAACTGAACGTGCTGGATTACCTCGGAAAGAAATTATGCGTTGCTAATGTACAAGATCTTACCTATCAAAAAGTCTTCGAAAAAAAGCTTGCGGAAAAGGACTACATAATAAAATTGCTGACCGATTCCGCCTTTGATGCTATTACAGTAATAAACGATGAGGGAAAAGTCGTTTTCTGGAATCCTGCAGCAGAAAGAATCTTTGGGTATTCGGAAAAAGAAATTATAAATGAAGATGTTCATAAATTAATTGTTCCTTGCTACGAAAAAATAGAGAACTCATTCGTTGACTATATGAATTATTTCAGGCAAAAAGGAGACCTAAGCTTTTTGAGAAATCCACTGGAACTAATGGCAAAAAACAAATATGGCGAGACAATATATATAGAACTTACCCTTTCACCTATAAAATTAAATGAAAAATGGCATGCGGTTGGCATTGTTAGAGATATTACCGAAAAGAAAAAATCTCAGATTGAAATCGAGAACATGTGGAGGATGTATTTTGAATTGGCTGAACATGCCCCCGTAGGTATTTTAAGATGCGACAAAGACGGGAATATAATTTACGTCAATAAAAAAGTATTGGAAATTTTGGGGTCACCTTCAGAAGAGGAAACCAGAAAAATAAATTTGCTTACTTTCCCCCACCTTGTGGGATACGGATTCTCGACAAAACTAAAAGAATGCTTAGAAAATAATAAAACTATAATTTTTGAAGTATTTTATAAATCCATATGGGGGAAGGATTTCTGGGCAAGGGTTCATATAAAACCCCATATTGAGAGCAATAAAGTTACAGGGGCCCTGATTATTCTTGATGATATAACCGATAGAAAAATTCTTGAGGAAAAAATTAGAAGACAGGCAATTAGACTTCGCAGATTATCCTATACGGATGATTTGACAGGAGCTTTTAACCGGAGATTTCTTTTAAAGAAACTGGAAGAAGAGATTGAAAGGGTTAAACGTTATGGGGGAAATTTTTCTATTATTTTGCTCGATATTGATAATTTTAAAAAGATCAATGACCGTTGCGGCCACAATACGGGTGACTTAGCCTTAAAATATGTAGTAAAAACTATAAAAGAAAGAATCAGGAAGGCTGATACTTTAGCGCGCTGGGGTGGTGAGGAATTTATCATCTTTCTCCCCAGCACGCCGGTAGAAAAAGCCACTATTTTAGCAGAAACATTGAGGGAGAATATATCCAGAATCACTCTCCCCTGCCCCGAAAAAGTCACCGCAAGCTTTGGGGTTGCAGGTTTTTTGGAGGGCGATACAATCGATAGTTTGATAAAAAGAGCGGATGACCTGATGTACAGGGCAAAAGAAAAAGGGAAAAATTGCGTTGCATGTCAAAAGGATGTGGATCACATAAACAATATGTAA
- the cobT gene encoding nicotinate-nucleotide--dimethylbenzimidazole phosphoribosyltransferase, with protein sequence MEILKKAMEGIGVLDEVSMKRAQERLDSLTKPRGSLGVLEELAVKVAGIKKDVFPRINNKVVVVMAGDHGVVEEGVSAFPQEVTPQMILNFLSGGAAINVLSRHEGAKIVCVDVGTAADINHPALLVKKVKKGTDNMTKGPAMSREEAIKAIEVGIETAWEVIDKGAELIATGDMGIGNTTPSSAILAVYADEPIENLVGRGTGVDDERLLKKINAVKKAIKVNKPDPGDPVDVLSKVGGLEIGAIAGCIIGAASRRVPVIIDGFISTAGALIASKIEPKTVYFMIPSHVSQEPGHKVMLKLLGLEPMLHMNMRLGEGTGAVLAMNLVDAALKIIKEMATFEEAGVSKEL encoded by the coding sequence ATGGAGATTTTAAAAAAAGCCATGGAAGGTATTGGCGTGCTGGATGAGGTGTCAATGAAAAGGGCTCAGGAAAGGCTTGACAGCCTGACAAAACCCAGGGGCAGTCTGGGAGTCTTGGAAGAACTGGCGGTAAAGGTGGCGGGTATAAAAAAAGATGTATTTCCCCGGATAAATAACAAGGTTGTGGTAGTAATGGCCGGGGATCATGGTGTAGTGGAAGAAGGAGTAAGCGCTTTTCCCCAGGAAGTAACACCGCAGATGATTTTAAATTTCCTCTCCGGTGGTGCGGCAATAAATGTGCTTTCCCGTCACGAAGGGGCGAAAATAGTATGCGTGGATGTAGGGACAGCTGCGGATATTAACCATCCTGCTTTATTAGTAAAAAAAGTAAAAAAGGGCACCGACAATATGACAAAAGGGCCGGCCATGAGCAGGGAAGAAGCCATAAAGGCAATTGAGGTGGGTATTGAAACCGCCTGGGAAGTGATAGATAAGGGAGCCGAGCTTATTGCAACGGGCGATATGGGAATAGGAAATACAACGCCGAGCAGTGCTATTTTGGCGGTATATGCCGATGAACCGATCGAAAATTTGGTGGGAAGGGGAACCGGAGTAGATGATGAAAGGTTATTAAAGAAAATAAATGCGGTGAAAAAAGCTATAAAAGTAAACAAGCCCGACCCCGGTGATCCGGTTGACGTATTGTCAAAGGTGGGCGGTTTAGAGATTGGCGCTATTGCGGGTTGTATTATTGGGGCGGCTTCCAGAAGGGTTCCTGTTATTATAGATGGGTTTATTTCTACCGCAGGGGCGTTGATAGCATCAAAAATCGAGCCTAAAACGGTATACTTTATGATCCCATCTCACGTTTCGCAGGAACCCGGGCATAAAGTTATGCTGAAACTTTTAGGGCTTGAACCCATGCTCCATATGAATATGCGCCTCGGAGAAGGCACCGGGGCCGTACTGGCAATGAACCTGGTAGATGCCGCTTTAAAAATAATTAAAGAAATGGCAACCTTTGAGGAAGCGGGAGTATCAAAAGAGTTATAA
- a CDS encoding transposase, with the protein MVYTYSEDNYRRNTPIPRNSKLWEKIYSQRIAVEQSISRLKLPLMLGRLTVIDFRSAYCELVLAAIAQNVVTLVALRAKKHDKVRSLRWLVA; encoded by the coding sequence ATGGTATACACTTATTCCGAGGACAACTACCGTAGAAATACCCCTATTCCGAGAAATTCAAAGTTGTGGGAAAAAATTTATTCGCAACGTATTGCTGTGGAACAGTCAATTTCTAGATTAAAACTTCCATTAATGCTCGGTCGTCTTACTGTGATTGATTTTCGAAGTGCTTATTGTGAGCTTGTTTTAGCTGCAATTGCTCAGAATGTGGTGACTTTAGTCGCATTAAGAGCGAAAAAACATGACAAGGTAAGGTCACTTCGGTGGCTTGTTGCTTAA